The stretch of DNA GAAAACGTGGAGGAGACCTCACATTTTCACAACATAAAGGAGCAATTTGGTATGACCCCACTCTTATCAGTCTCGTTGGTTTACAAGAATAGTATCACACATTCCAAAACCGATTTAATTGAACTCCAAGTGGTCAATAGACAACTAGCTGAACAAATATCCATTTACAGTTCATAATGATTCACATATCTAAGAAAAACCGATTAAATTTAGAAGATCCTACATTTTTTATGTGCAATTTCAAGCATCATGGTAGTTAATTTTTGAAATTCAAAAAGTGTACAAACCACCTCAAACGAAGGGAAAGTCTAGGACACAGGACTACATAAATCTGGATCAGCACAGGGATAAAAAAGAATGTATCAGCTGCAGATGGTAGAAATTGAGTAATAAAAAACAAGCCAAGACTGAAACATAGGAAATTATTGCTCAAAATTGTATACTCATCATGATCATTTGACAAAAATCAGTTCATAAAGCCATAATCAAACCTCGAGCAACTCTTTCTCTATCTAATACAGCGAAACTACTAGGATATCTAGTAGGATATTCATTCTATttcaggcataaagcaaaatccaAGGAAAAAAGAGAAATACCACTCGAAAACCAAGTTCACTTGCAGTACAAGTAAAGACGAAAGTCACTTTCAAGTCTTGAGCAACTCATCGTGTTACCCATCCTAGACAACAGCTTACATAGACTGAGAAGAACTAAATAATATCTTCTGGACATTCCTTATTATGGGAAAAAGGGCAAGCAAAACTATTTGAAAATGTTCTGAGCTATTCAAACGAATACCAATTTGACCAGTTCCTTTGTTGCTCAAGTTTGCATGACCAATTAGATTAGTTCCTCTGTCCAAGGGGAGTTGAGATTGAACATTGCAACCAAGTGTGAGGTCTCCATGCCAATCCATAATAGACAGTTGAAGAGTGGACAGAGCCTGTCTTATAGGATAATCTTTGTCCCTTAAAGTTGCCTCGAGACGGCCCCCATAAGCTACATCGCCTCTACCTGTCATAGCACCTCCACTCATGAGTACTCTAAGTCTTTGGCTAATCATCAACTTATCTTCAAACTTCAGGCCAGCTGACAATGAATCCCCAAGGACGGTTACTGAAACTCCTGCAGCTGTATTGTTCCGCCTGAAATTTTTAAACCTTGTGTCACCACGTAATGTGTACGCAACATCCTTCCCAACAGTCTGCATATCCAGACATAAAGAAGTGGATTTTGATTCACTATGCTTGATTGAACTTGCCACCTCCATTTGGAGAGAGCACTCCTTCTTATCCTTTGTCAGCTGGCCAGAAACTGATAGTGGCATTTTATCTTTGATAACAAATACTCTTTCCACATTCAAACCTTCGTAACCAATATCATGATCCCAGCCCTGGGAATCTAGCACAGGCCTGACAAGCCATTGGCTGGAAGAATCCAGAAATCTATAACGGTGAGTAGGATTATCCGAATCAAAAGAATTGGGAAGCACAAAATCTGGCATAGGTACTGGCACAGATGCAGGGCCACTGGCTTCTTCTTCAACATCCCCATTGGTGTGCTCATTTGGTATATCCGTAGCCATATCTGCCATTTTCTTCATGAGTTTCCGGCGCCTCTTCTCCTCTTTCAACTGTTTCTTATAGAAGAGCCTTTCTCTATAATCTAGTTCCTCAAAATATGCCTTCTTCTGTGCTTTGCTCAGCTTTGCCACTTGGGACTTAGTGAGAGGCTTAAAAGGTGGCAACTCATCATAATCTGAGCCCTCATCGGAATCAGATATCTCACCCAAATCCTCATCCAAGTTGTCATCATCACCAAGTTGTTCTTCTGGCAATTTAGGCGGGGGTCTTGACTGTAGAAGAGAAGACAAAAGAAAGGGTAATGGAGGAACTCTCGGACGAGAACCAAATGTCCTACCGGGAGGACCATCCTGCAACTTCAGGAGCATGTTAGCCTCTGCCAAAATTTTGGAAGCAAATGACAGTAACAGCAACTGTGGTTTCCAAACCTGGCCATTTGGTAGTACTCTCTGGCCAGCCCTATTCATCCTACAAGCAGAGTGATTCTCGACCAAGGAAACTGGGTTCATGAGCCGTACATCCCCGGCAGCTTGTCGGATTGCTTGCTGAACCACATGAGACCTCTGAGTCACAAACATCTCATAAGTCAACGGACTACCATTTGGGCCATCTGGAGGAGCAGAAGCAGCATGTGTTAGAACAACAATTGCATTAAACCAAATGGATGCTCCAAATATGTCAGTGATGGTCCGCAGAAGTGGAGCATCCCCATAATCCCTACTCTGCATGTCCAACCGATCAAAGTAAAGAACAATATCTGGAGGAGTCTTATTGATAAACCTCTTGACAGAATGAAGTGTTTTCTCGTTTCGATTCTGAtccaaagaggaagagaagagaccaGGAGTGTCAATAACCCTAACCTTGATCCCCTGAACCATGCCCACTACTTCCTGGACCTTCTTTGTCCCCACCTGGAAGGCATCCGTTGGCAACTTAACTTCATCAAATATTGAATTGATGGTAGCACTCTTGCCAACCCCTGTTTTTCCAATGACCATTATTGTACAAGAGAAGTCCAGAGTCTCCAGGCCAGCAGCCTCAAGTTGTTCTGCCACAATACTAGCCCGATCAAAGCTGAATACACCTGGCCGGTTTGTGTTTCTCTTAAGCTGTTCAGCCAGACCTAGCCTGTATAGAACCTGGGCAACTACTACATTATGAGGTGTTTGCCCAAGCCTATGAGCCAAACGAAGAAACTTAACCCGAATCATCTGAAGCTTCTCGCGTGTCTCATCATTCTCCTCTCCATCATCATTTGGTGGCTCTTCAGATGGCTGAGAGACCCTCCGTGGAGCAGAGCCATTAGTCCTAGGTTGCTGAAGAGAACGGACAGAAGGCTCCAGTAAAGGAGCAGAGGAGCCAAGGCCAGCAGGACGAGATGACAAGCCAGGGCCTCCCGAGTTCTCATGATTCAAAGTTGAAGGCAATGCGGATGGGCTAGAACTTTTCTTGTTGTCACTACTTGTAGAACTCAAATGGCCTAGATTTTCAACAGATTCCTTTTGAAGTTTCTTGGTAGTTTCATGCATGACAGCCTTATCGTCTTTTACATAAGAATCATTAGCTGCACTAGTAACATGAGAGCAGGATGATCCATCTTGTTTTTCCATGGTAGCATGTCCATTAGTTGCAAAGCTACCACCTTCTTTTTGCACAGCAGCATGTCCATTAGTTGCAAAACCATAGTTATCTTCTGCACTGTTATCTTTCAGCTGGGGAACTTTTGACGGCTCTTCAGAAACAGCTAATGACTGAGCTGATATATCCTTCATCTGTTGTGTCGAAACCTGATGTGATTCCGCATCATTATCTGCCCCACACTCATCAGAAGTCACTTCAAGGGACTGTCCATTTTCAGAACCTTCATCAAGAAGATCAGCCAGCCCATCTAATCTCACCCTCTCAGGCTCCTCAATCTCAGATTTCTTACCAACCAATTCCGTGTTGCCATCACCGACAGTAATTTCCCTGTCATTCACAATCTCAGAAGATCCATTTGTAACTTCATCCATCCCTTTGCCATCCTTACTATCTGGAACCACAGAATTTAATTTGCCAAGCATGAACTCTTTTTCATCTTCCCCTTTTCCAAGTTCACCATCTGACTCATCACAAGCTGGCATCCCTTCCTCAGATTCAACAGCCACCTGTTCTTCAGAACTCTGATCAGTATGCTGGCTACCAGTCGACGCATCAAGCTTGTGAAAAGAAACTGAATCTTCCTGACCATTACCTTCAACACCAGGAGCCCCATCGAGCTTTACAAGACCGATCATTTCTTGCTCGTCGGGTCTCTGATCGTGTCCTGCAGCATCTGTTGAATCAATGTATCCCTCAGAACCAACCATTTCCACTTCGAGATTCTTTTCACCCACCCGTAGATCTGCCGGCTCAACCACCCCTTCAGGCTCAATCACCATACCAACGTGCGAATCATGAACCGAGTGCTGCGGGGGCTCCATCGCCTCCTCAAAGACCTCATTTTCTCCCAAATCCTTCGATCCATCCTCCGATTTCGGAGGACCGCCATCAGCGCCGCCCGCTAATTCCTGCTGCGAATCCCCATTTTCCGCCGCCATCTCCAGCCCCATCTGCCCCGGCCGGCACTCATCTTTCGCAGCACCCGCCCCGTTTTCCATCAGAAACCTAAGGCATCCGAGCCAGAAACGAAATCAGGATCAAGAAAGACCAAAATCTCCGACTCGAAACGAGCCGCCGGCAGCAAGTTCTAGGGTTCCACCGAAACAAAAAAACCCAAACTTcgcaaaagaaagaagaaagagaggagcAAACCTCAGGATCGACACTGCGCTTCGTCAAGGAAGCCGATATCTTTCAGGCGCGCTGtctctccctttctctcttcGGGGAGAGGATCCCTTGACTGGGGGCTCGCGCAATCTCTCTCGAAAGAAGACGACGATTGCGTGTGTGCGTGCGTGTATATAAAGATCAAGAGAAGGTCGACGGATGGGATACAAAGAGGTTTGAATCGGACGGTCTATACAACTGCAGAAGCAAAAGgccgggggagagagagagacggtgtcgCTTTCGACGGAGGGGATCGGTTCGGGACCGTCGGATGATGCGCACGTCATCTGCTTCGATAGGGAAACTTCTGGTACCGAAGCGGGTAGAAACCATTTGGAAATCGAAGCTCATCGATATGTTTAAATTAATGTgattttaaatagaaaaataaatactcGACTCACATTTAGTTTCAAgttcaataaattaaataattaattcgACTCATATAGTAAATGTGAGATTGCTTAGTTGTGAAGATGATATTTGGATATGATCTTTGTATTTACTCTTTTACGGATTATAAGAATAGACATTACACAAAATTGGTACGACTAACATATAGTATATGAAAATCATCTATTATTCTTAGAATTTAAGTATTCTTCTAAAACAAATTTCATTGCGGGCTTTTTGTTGTCGATAGACTATTATAATTTCATATGATCACTAAATCTATATGTTCTTTGTGTAAATTATTTCTTAAAGCATTGAACACCTTTTCTAATTAGCTCTAGGATTAATGGAAGAGTAACACTTTtcagataaaatgataaaaatcaaGATGGGTATAAAATCAATACCGAGTGATAGTGATCCTTTACACCGTAGCAGAGGGAGTCAGCATGGCTTGGTTTAGTCCCAGGTGCGCAAGATCGTCCACGTCGACGCTTCGACAGTAGGGATCGTCGTTTGGTGAGGTCAGGCTTGGGCTCTGACTTCAAAGTCGGAAAGCTCTCCTTGGCGGGTCGCTTGCCTCTCTATCTTCGGTCCTTACACATAAGTTGGAGTCGAAAAGGGGGCTCCCGATTTCGACCCCTCCGAAGATCTAGTTAGCACAGGGTGGAAAATGAGCAAAAGACCACCTGTTGCTCGCCCCGCGATGGGTTTTTATCCCTCCGCCAGGGGACCAGTCGTACCTATCATATTTATGATTGCCAACCCTCCAGGCGGCGGACTTACTCTTGGGGTGGATGTTGGGCATCCTCGGCGTCACGATGTTGTGCGGTGGCGTTGTACTCGGTGTCGTCTCGACCTTTATGAGACGATGTTGTACTTGGTCGACGCTGTCTCGATCTTTGTGGGATAGCGTTGTACTTGGTCGGTGTCGCCTCGATCTTTGCGGGACGATGCTGTACTTGGTTGGTGCCGACCTAGTCTTTACGGGATGGCACTGTACTCGGTCGGCGACGTCCCGACTTTTACGGGATGGTATGGTACTCGATCGGCGTCATCCCCACTTTTGCGGGATGGCACGGTATTCGGTCGGCGTCATTCTGACTTTTGCGGGACATCACAGTACTCGATCGACATCATCATGATCATTGTGGCACGAAGATGTACTCGGTTGGCGTCGCCCGACCTTTGCGGAACGACATTGACCGGGGGGTACGGTCCAGTATGTTGACCTTGATGCTGATGTGACTATGAATAGTGGTTGGAGGGTAGGttaccaaaatatgccctatcattctctccccccctcccccccgagAGCGGCTTGCGCCGGGTCGCTCCTCGAGGGGCCTGGTGCATGGCGCTGTGTATGACTGATGTGGCCAAGCGGCATGACTCGAGCATCGTATGATTGACGTGGCCGAGCTGCATAACTAGGGCGCTATATGACTGATGTGGCCGAGCGGCATGACTCGGGCACCATATGACTGACGTGGCTGAGCTGCATGACTCGGGCACTGTATGATTGATGTGGCCGAGCGGCATGACTCGGGCACCATATGACTGACGTGGCCGAGCTGCATGACTCGGGCACTGTATGACTGATGTGACCGAGTGGTATGACTCGAGCATTGTGTGACTGATGTGGCCGAGCTACATGACTCGGGCACTGTATGACTGATGTGGCCGAGCGGCATAACTCAGGCATCATATGACTGATGCGGTCGAGCTGCATGACTCGGGAAAGCCCCCGCTTTGGCGGGAAGCTCCTACCCTGGCGGGAAATTTCTATCCTGGCGAGAAGTTTTtcgggaggggagagagagagagagagagattgcctCGGAATTTATGCTTTTCTAGGGTCATTAAGGCGAAGGAAGTAACTGCCGGGCTTCGCCCTATAAAACCCCCTTCCCACTCTCCCTATTTGCTTGCTCATCTCTCTCATTTTTTTTGGCTAAGTTCATTCTTGTGCTCTAAGTTCTCACTCCCTCATTTTCTCCTTGGTCGGTAAACGCCTCGGGTCGGTCAAGATGtccatctcctcttcttcttcttcttcttcttcttcttcttcttcttcttctgttaggTTGCTGTCCGAGGTTGCAACATCAACTTCAAATAGTGGTCCCTCATCGGGTGAGACATCTCCCGTGAGTGAGAAAACGGTTTGAGCCCTGGAGGTTATGAAATCCCCGCACGACTTCGATTGTCATAACAGCGGAGTTGCTCAGCCACGTCAGGGATCGCTATAGTATCCCAAGCGAATATGAGCTACACGTCCCTCGATTCGGGCAAAGGGCCTACGACCCGTTCCCGGGAGGGTTTAAATTGACTCTTGATTCTCTTGAGGCTGGGCTTATGTTTCCCTTACACCCGGTAATCGAGGCCTACCTCTCCTGGTGGCGAATCTCGCCATCATAGATGGCCCCGAACTCATGGAGATATATGGTGGCCTTCCTCAGGGAGTGTCGAGGAGCGACTATCACCTCGACCCACTCTCTTTTTCTATCATGCTTCCGTTTGTCCAAGGGGTCGGGCGGCTACTTTCTGTCCTCTCGCGATGGCTTTAGGGTGAGTGGGGCGCCTTCtaacaacaaagggtggaagaTCCATAACTTTTTTGTTAGTTGTAGTCAGGGTGGGGTTTTAGCCTCAAATGGTCGGCTTGAGTGATCAACAACAACTGCCCCAGGTTGTCTAACGATGAGTACGAGCAGCTAGAGCACCTGAATAGGATTTTTGCTACCTCACGGGCTATTAGGGACATGACCGAGGAGTGGTTGGTTAAGGCTAGCCTTAGTCCGATGCCCCGAGGTATGACTTGGGCCAATCCCCCTTTTACTAGTCATCTTAGCATTGCTTGACGGTATTGACACTTTTGATTTCTTGGACATATATGGTAAATCTCAGGTACTTGTGGGGGATGCCTCGTGCCTCTTCGGCTCCTCAGTTCATCCCGCCACACAACCTGTAGGAGATCCGGGTCGGTCGGGAAGTTCGGAGTCGAAAATCGGGACACCGAAGATGCCTGAGTCTATCGCGGCTCGGGTGTCCATTGCCAAAGCCGACGATAGCCCGGGGGGCGTTCCTATGGTCCTGCCCCGAGGGAGACCACTGGGAGCTCACAAGGCAAGGAGCGGGCCGGGAAGGCGAGGTCGGCCAAAGCAGCCCGTCCGGCCATAGTGCGAGATCTCTGTTGCACCCGAGCCCGCTCCAAGGATGAGCCTTTCCAGGCTCTTTTCATGCGGGGGGTTGCCCGAGGGCGAAGCGTCTAACCCTCTCGTGATGCACTGGCCAAGGTTGAACCTCAGGAACCGAGTCTGGATGGACGATGTGGCTTCCATGACTTACGCCTGGGGTGCCCTTATCCCAGACATCGCCATACAACTGTATGGTTCGCCTTTTGAAGTGTTGATCGAGAAGGTTGCAAAGTCTTTTGGTTTGGGTATGGATATCTTTTTCCCTCTCGGCCCTTGTTCAACCTTCTTTGCTTATGCCTGAT from Musa acuminata AAA Group cultivar baxijiao chromosome BXJ2-11, Cavendish_Baxijiao_AAA, whole genome shotgun sequence encodes:
- the LOC135626513 gene encoding translocase of chloroplast 101, chloroplastic-like: MENGAGAAKDECRPGQMGLEMAAENGDSQQELAGGADGGPPKSEDGSKDLGENEVFEEAMEPPQHSVHDSHVGMVIEPEGVVEPADLRVGEKNLEVEMVGSEGYIDSTDAAGHDQRPDEQEMIGLVKLDGAPGVEGNGQEDSVSFHKLDASTGSQHTDQSSEEQVAVESEEGMPACDESDGELGKGEDEKEFMLGKLNSVVPDSKDGKGMDEVTNGSSEIVNDREITVGDGNTELVGKKSEIEEPERVRLDGLADLLDEGSENGQSLEVTSDECGADNDAESHQVSTQQMKDISAQSLAVSEEPSKVPQLKDNSAEDNYGFATNGHAAVQKEGGSFATNGHATMEKQDGSSCSHVTSAANDSYVKDDKAVMHETTKKLQKESVENLGHLSSTSSDNKKSSSPSALPSTLNHENSGGPGLSSRPAGLGSSAPLLEPSVRSLQQPRTNGSAPRRVSQPSEEPPNDDGEENDETREKLQMIRVKFLRLAHRLGQTPHNVVVAQVLYRLGLAEQLKRNTNRPGVFSFDRASIVAEQLEAAGLETLDFSCTIMVIGKTGVGKSATINSIFDEVKLPTDAFQVGTKKVQEVVGMVQGIKVRVIDTPGLFSSSLDQNRNEKTLHSVKRFINKTPPDIVLYFDRLDMQSRDYGDAPLLRTITDIFGASIWFNAIVVLTHAASAPPDGPNGSPLTYEMFVTQRSHVVQQAIRQAAGDVRLMNPVSLVENHSACRMNRAGQRVLPNGQVWKPQLLLLSFASKILAEANMLLKLQDGPPGRTFGSRPRVPPLPFLLSSLLQSRPPPKLPEEQLGDDDNLDEDLGEISDSDEGSDYDELPPFKPLTKSQVAKLSKAQKKAYFEELDYRERLFYKKQLKEEKRRRKLMKKMADMATDIPNEHTNGDVEEEASGPASVPVPMPDFVLPNSFDSDNPTHRYRFLDSSSQWLVRPVLDSQGWDHDIGYEGLNVERVFVIKDKMPLSVSGQLTKDKKECSLQMEVASSIKHSESKSTSLCLDMQTVGKDVAYTLRGDTRFKNFRRNNTAAGVSVTVLGDSLSAGLKFEDKLMISQRLRVLMSGGAMTGRGDVAYGGRLEATLRDKDYPIRQALSTLQLSIMDWHGDLTLGCNVQSQLPLDRGTNLIGHANLSNKGTGQIGIRLNSSEHFQIVLLALFPIIRNVQKILFSSSQSM